One Pararhizobium sp. IMCC3301 DNA segment encodes these proteins:
- a CDS encoding NADH-quinone oxidoreductase subunit J has product MILTSLFFYLFAAITLAAGFMVISSRNPVHSVLFLILAFFNCAALFLMLGAEFLAMILVVVYVGAVAVLFLFVVMMLDVDFAELRQGFLQYLPVGAIIGMILLIELIMVVASYAIAPELTANPVVAIPDPEILSNTEALGRLLYTKYIFYFQTAGLVLLVAMIGAIVLTLHHKEGVKRQNIADQVARRPETSIEVRKVESGKGI; this is encoded by the coding sequence ATGATACTGACGAGCCTATTCTTTTACCTGTTTGCCGCCATCACCCTGGCGGCTGGCTTTATGGTAATTTCATCGCGCAATCCGGTGCATTCCGTATTGTTCCTGATTTTGGCTTTCTTCAATTGCGCAGCCTTGTTTTTGATGCTCGGTGCGGAATTTCTCGCCATGATCCTGGTGGTAGTCTATGTCGGCGCGGTCGCGGTGTTGTTCCTGTTTGTGGTGATGATGCTGGATGTGGATTTCGCTGAATTGCGGCAGGGGTTTCTGCAGTATCTCCCGGTTGGCGCGATCATCGGAATGATTTTGCTGATCGAGCTGATAATGGTGGTGGCGAGCTATGCAATTGCACCGGAACTGACAGCCAATCCGGTTGTTGCCATTCCGGACCCGGAAATTCTCTCCAATACCGAGGCTCTGGGAAGGCTGCTTTATACAAAATACATCTTCTACTTCCAGACCGCCGGTCTGGTGCTTCTGGTCGCCATGATCGGCGCCATTGTGCTGACATTGCATCACAAGGAAGGCGTCAAACGGCAGAATATCGCGGATCAGGTGGCGCGCCGGCCTGAAACGTCAATTGAAGTGCGTAAAGTGGAATCAGGAAAAGGGATCTGA
- a CDS encoding NADH-quinone oxidoreductase subunit M, translating to MSSWPILTTVTFLPLVGALLILLVRGDDDIARRNIRNVALWTTIVTFLVSLFIWVGFDTQVAGFQMVEDAALADGIFNYKMGVDGISMLFVILTTLLMPLCILASWNSIDKRLKEYMIAFLVLETFMIGVFCALDLVLFYIFFEAGLIPMFLIIGVWGGARRVYASFKFFLYTLLGSVLMLIAIMAMYWEAGTTDIPTLLAYQFPPGMQTWLWLAFFASFAVKLPMWPVHTWLPDAHVEAPTAGSVILAGILLKLGGYGFLRFSLPMFPLASADFAPLVYALSVIAIIYTSLVALMQEDIKKLIAYSSVAHMGYVTIGIFTVTVQGVQGGIFQMLSHGLISGALFLCVGVIYDRMHTREIAAYGGLVNRMPFYAVILLIFTMANVGLPGTSGFVGEFLVLVGVFQVNTWVAILATTGVILSAAYALWLYRRVVFGQLNKQSLKTILDLSPREKIILVPLLVLTIFFGFYPMPVLNVTAASVDNLIANYQAAIAAAGQLSETTLAQ from the coding sequence ATGAGCAGTTGGCCGATTCTTACAACTGTCACCTTCCTTCCGCTGGTTGGTGCCCTGTTGATCCTGCTGGTTCGCGGTGATGATGATATTGCACGGCGCAATATCCGCAATGTCGCCTTGTGGACCACCATCGTAACGTTTCTGGTCTCGCTCTTCATCTGGGTTGGCTTCGACACACAGGTTGCAGGCTTTCAGATGGTGGAAGACGCTGCTCTGGCGGACGGCATTTTCAATTACAAGATGGGTGTTGACGGCATTTCCATGCTGTTCGTCATCTTGACGACCCTGTTGATGCCGCTTTGTATTTTGGCCAGCTGGAATTCCATCGACAAGCGCCTGAAGGAATACATGATCGCCTTTCTGGTGCTTGAAACCTTCATGATCGGTGTGTTCTGCGCTCTCGATCTGGTTCTGTTCTACATCTTTTTCGAAGCCGGCCTGATTCCCATGTTCCTGATTATCGGCGTGTGGGGCGGAGCGCGGCGGGTCTATGCTTCGTTCAAGTTCTTTCTATACACGTTGCTCGGCTCGGTGCTGATGCTGATTGCCATCATGGCGATGTATTGGGAAGCTGGAACAACCGATATTCCCACCCTTCTGGCCTACCAGTTTCCGCCAGGAATGCAGACATGGCTGTGGCTCGCTTTTTTTGCCAGTTTTGCCGTAAAGCTGCCGATGTGGCCGGTCCACACCTGGTTGCCTGATGCCCATGTGGAGGCGCCAACAGCCGGATCCGTCATTCTTGCAGGCATCTTGCTGAAATTGGGCGGTTACGGATTTTTGCGGTTTTCACTTCCCATGTTTCCGCTGGCGTCGGCAGATTTCGCACCGCTGGTTTACGCTTTATCGGTGATTGCCATCATCTACACATCTCTGGTCGCGCTGATGCAGGAAGACATCAAGAAGCTGATCGCCTACTCTTCGGTTGCCCATATGGGCTATGTCACAATCGGCATATTTACTGTCACGGTACAGGGCGTGCAGGGTGGTATTTTTCAGATGCTGTCCCACGGACTGATTTCGGGCGCATTGTTCCTTTGCGTTGGCGTTATCTATGATCGTATGCACACCCGCGAAATTGCTGCTTATGGTGGACTGGTCAACAGAATGCCGTTCTACGCCGTCATCCTGCTGATATTCACCATGGCCAATGTCGGGCTGCCGGGTACCAGTGGATTTGTCGGTGAGTTCCTGGTGCTGGTCGGTGTCTTCCAGGTCAACACCTGGGTGGCGATCCTGGCGACCACCGGCGTTATTCTGTCGGCGGCCTATGCCTTGTGGCTGTATCGCCGGGTGGTATTTGGTCAGCTAAACAAGCAAAGTCTGAAGACAATTCTGGATTTGAGCCCGCGCGAGAAAATCATTCTGGTGCCGCTGCTGGTCCTGACCATTTTCTTCGGCTTCTATCCGATGCCGGTGCTCAATGTGACAGCTGCATCGGTTGATAATCTGATCGCCAATTACCAGGCGGCCATCGCTGCTGCCGGTCAATTGTCTGAAACCACACTTGCCCAATAG
- the nuoL gene encoding NADH-quinone oxidoreductase subunit L, with protein sequence MYSAIVFFPLVGFLIAGLFGNRLGARNVEYLTSGLVVISALLSWIAFFVVGVAEGETQTIAVFSWIDSGTLSVDWALRIDTLTVVMLVVVNSVSALVHIYSIGYMHDDPHRVRFFGYLSLFTFAMLALVTADNLLQLFFGWEGVGLASYLLIGFWYQKPSANAAAMKAFIVNRVGDFGFLLGIFALFWMTGTINLDAVFANAASLEGQTIQFAGMELDALTTICLLLFMGAMGKSAQFLLHTWLPDAMEGPTPVSALIHAATMVTAGVFLVARMSPVFEYAPNASLVVIYVGAITAFFAATVALVQNDIKRVVAYSTCSQLGYMFVALGVGAYSAGMFHLFTHAFFKALLFLGAGSVIHAVSNEQDMRKMGGLRKYIPLSYGMMIVGTLALTGFPFTAGYFSKDAIIESAYAFGGQAGGFAYVMTIVAAVFTSFYSWRLIFLTFHGKARASADVMAHVHESPRVMTVPLVLLAIGALFAGAIFSGYFIGHGFEEFWRESLFYGEDNTIMEDFHGVPGWVVWSPFFAMVLGFVVSFYFYILSPDTPRRLAEEHGILYRFLLNKWYFDEIYDVIFVRPAKWIGRFLWKKGDGWFIDGLGPDGVAARVSDVTQRVVKLQSGYLYHYAFAMMIGVAALITWMTFSGGAN encoded by the coding sequence ATGTATTCAGCCATTGTATTCTTTCCGCTTGTCGGCTTCCTGATTGCCGGGCTTTTTGGCAACCGCCTCGGCGCGCGCAATGTCGAATATCTGACATCCGGGCTTGTGGTAATTTCGGCGCTGCTGTCCTGGATCGCGTTTTTTGTCGTTGGCGTTGCTGAAGGCGAAACCCAGACCATTGCGGTATTCTCCTGGATAGATTCAGGAACCCTGTCGGTAGACTGGGCCTTGCGCATCGACACGCTGACCGTGGTTATGCTGGTGGTCGTCAACAGTGTTTCAGCCCTCGTGCATATCTATTCCATCGGCTACATGCATGATGATCCGCACCGTGTTCGTTTCTTTGGTTATCTGTCGCTGTTTACCTTCGCCATGCTCGCCCTGGTCACGGCCGACAATTTGCTGCAGTTGTTTTTCGGCTGGGAAGGCGTTGGCCTTGCCTCCTATCTTCTGATCGGCTTCTGGTATCAGAAGCCGTCGGCCAATGCGGCCGCCATGAAAGCCTTCATTGTCAACCGTGTCGGCGATTTCGGCTTTCTGCTCGGCATCTTTGCCCTGTTCTGGATGACCGGGACAATCAATCTGGATGCCGTTTTTGCCAATGCCGCCTCGCTTGAGGGCCAAACCATTCAGTTCGCAGGCATGGAGCTGGATGCCCTGACCACGATCTGTCTGTTGTTGTTCATGGGCGCAATGGGCAAATCAGCCCAGTTCCTGCTGCACACATGGTTGCCTGATGCAATGGAAGGTCCGACCCCTGTTTCCGCTCTGATCCATGCCGCAACCATGGTCACCGCCGGTGTATTTCTGGTGGCCCGCATGTCACCGGTATTCGAATATGCCCCCAATGCATCTCTGGTGGTTATCTATGTCGGCGCAATTACGGCGTTCTTTGCGGCAACCGTGGCTCTGGTCCAGAACGATATCAAACGTGTCGTCGCCTATTCGACCTGTTCTCAGCTTGGCTACATGTTCGTGGCGCTCGGGGTAGGGGCCTATTCTGCCGGTATGTTCCACCTCTTCACGCATGCGTTTTTCAAGGCGCTGTTGTTCCTCGGTGCCGGATCGGTCATTCACGCTGTCAGCAATGAACAGGACATGCGCAAAATGGGTGGGCTGCGGAAATATATTCCATTGAGTTACGGCATGATGATTGTCGGCACCCTGGCACTGACTGGTTTTCCGTTTACCGCCGGATATTTTTCCAAGGATGCAATTATCGAGTCGGCCTATGCGTTTGGCGGCCAGGCAGGCGGTTTCGCCTATGTGATGACCATTGTCGCGGCCGTCTTCACCAGTTTTTATTCCTGGCGGCTGATTTTCCTCACCTTCCATGGCAAGGCGCGCGCATCGGCCGATGTCATGGCCCATGTGCATGAGTCTCCCAGGGTGATGACCGTGCCACTGGTGTTACTGGCTATTGGCGCCTTGTTTGCAGGCGCGATTTTCTCCGGATATTTCATTGGCCACGGTTTTGAAGAATTCTGGCGGGAGTCGCTGTTCTATGGCGAAGACAACACCATCATGGAAGATTTCCATGGCGTACCCGGCTGGGTGGTCTGGTCGCCGTTCTTCGCCATGGTCCTGGGCTTTGTGGTGTCGTTCTATTTCTACATCCTGTCACCCGACACGCCCCGACGCCTCGCGGAAGAGCATGGCATCCTGTATCGGTTCCTGTTGAACAAATGGTATTTCGACGAAATCTATGACGTGATTTTTGTCCGTCCTGCGAAATGGATCGGCCGCTTCCTCTGGAAAAAGGGGGATGGCTGGTTCATCGACGGCCTTGGTCCCGATGGCGTTGCCGCCCGCGTTTCAGACGTAACCCAAAGAGTTGTTAAGTTGCAAAGCGGCTATCTGTATCACTACGCATTCGCAATGATGATCGGCGTTGCCGCGCTGATCACATGGATGACCTTCAGCGGAGGGGCAAACTGA
- the nuoG gene encoding NADH-quinone oxidoreductase subunit NuoG — protein MTKIIVDGTEIEVPAEYTLLQAAEEAGAEVPRFCYHDRLSVAGNCRMCLVEVKGGPPKPVASCAMSVRDLRPGPDGEPPEIFTKTPMVKKAREGVMEFLLINHPLDCPICDQGGECDLQDQAMAYGVDNSRFFENKRAVEDKYIGPLVKTIMTRCIHCTRCVRFSTEVAGVTELGMTGRGEDAEITTYLESAMTSELQGNVIDLCPVGALTSKPYAFQARPWELTKTEGIDVMDAVGSAIRIDTRGREVMRIMPRLNEAVNEEWISDKTRFIWDGLATQRLDRPYLREGGKLRPASWQEAFALIANRVKANSPQHVGAIGGDLASVEDLFALKSLMQAIGSPNYDCRQDGTVLHPGDGRATYLFNATIEGIEAADALLIVGSNPRHEAAVLNARIRKRWRMGKFPIAVIGEQNDLTYDYDYLGAGPGSLKDLADGKSDFAKVLGDAERPMILIGQGALTRRDSAGILASIAQLAIDTGVVGEGWNGFSVLHTAAARVGGLDIGFVPEDGGHNTAKMLAAAGKGELLTLFLAGADEIDLDALGSSFVVYVGTHGDRAAHRADVILPGAAYTEKSGTYVNTEGRVQFTPRAAFPPGEAREDWAIYRALSQVLGTPLAFDSLDQLRAELYGQFSHMAAIDEVALKESGQIEKLARKSGAINSDPFISPVSDFYLTNPIARASKVMAECSQLAKVQHVEAAE, from the coding sequence ATGACGAAGATCATCGTTGACGGAACCGAGATTGAAGTGCCTGCAGAATACACTTTGTTGCAGGCAGCAGAAGAGGCTGGCGCCGAAGTGCCGCGTTTTTGCTATCATGACCGGCTGTCCGTGGCAGGTAATTGCCGGATGTGCCTTGTTGAGGTGAAGGGCGGACCACCCAAACCGGTCGCCTCCTGTGCCATGTCCGTACGCGATTTGCGGCCGGGACCAGATGGTGAGCCGCCAGAAATCTTCACCAAGACGCCGATGGTCAAGAAGGCCCGCGAAGGCGTCATGGAATTTCTCCTGATCAACCATCCGCTGGACTGCCCAATTTGCGATCAGGGCGGAGAATGTGATCTGCAGGACCAGGCCATGGCCTATGGCGTCGACAATTCGCGGTTTTTTGAAAACAAGCGCGCCGTGGAAGACAAATATATCGGGCCACTGGTCAAGACCATCATGACTCGCTGCATTCACTGCACGCGCTGCGTGCGGTTCTCAACCGAAGTCGCCGGCGTCACCGAACTTGGCATGACCGGGCGCGGTGAAGACGCCGAGATAACCACTTATCTTGAAAGCGCGATGACTTCGGAATTGCAGGGCAACGTGATTGATCTGTGTCCGGTTGGTGCACTGACCTCCAAACCCTACGCTTTCCAGGCACGGCCCTGGGAGTTGACCAAGACCGAAGGAATTGACGTTATGGACGCGGTTGGTTCGGCGATCCGGATCGATACGCGCGGCCGCGAAGTGATGCGGATCATGCCGCGGCTTAATGAGGCCGTGAACGAGGAATGGATTTCCGACAAGACCCGGTTCATCTGGGATGGTCTGGCGACACAGCGTCTCGACCGGCCTTATCTGCGCGAAGGTGGCAAATTGCGCCCGGCAAGCTGGCAGGAAGCTTTTGCGCTGATCGCCAACCGTGTCAAAGCCAATTCACCACAGCATGTCGGCGCAATTGGCGGTGATCTGGCAAGCGTTGAGGATTTGTTCGCGCTGAAGAGCCTGATGCAGGCCATCGGCTCGCCGAATTATGACTGCCGCCAGGATGGCACCGTGCTGCATCCAGGAGACGGGCGCGCCACATACCTCTTTAACGCAACTATTGAAGGCATTGAAGCTGCCGACGCGCTGCTGATCGTCGGTTCCAACCCGCGCCACGAAGCCGCTGTTCTCAATGCGCGCATCCGCAAGCGCTGGCGCATGGGAAAATTCCCGATTGCCGTCATAGGTGAGCAGAATGACCTGACCTATGATTATGACTATCTTGGTGCAGGTCCTGGCAGTCTGAAAGATCTGGCTGACGGAAAATCGGATTTTGCCAAGGTGCTGGGCGACGCAGAACGGCCGATGATCCTGATCGGGCAGGGTGCGCTGACGCGCCGTGACAGCGCCGGAATTCTGGCGTCGATCGCGCAACTCGCCATCGATACAGGCGTGGTTGGCGAGGGCTGGAACGGTTTCAGCGTGCTGCACACGGCAGCGGCACGGGTCGGCGGGCTGGATATCGGCTTCGTGCCCGAGGATGGCGGTCACAACACCGCAAAAATGCTGGCAGCGGCCGGCAAGGGCGAATTGCTGACCCTTTTTCTGGCCGGCGCTGATGAGATTGATCTGGATGCGCTTGGGTCCAGCTTCGTGGTTTATGTCGGCACCCATGGCGACAGGGCGGCACATCGCGCGGATGTAATCCTGCCCGGTGCGGCCTATACCGAAAAGTCCGGAACCTATGTCAACACCGAAGGGCGGGTGCAATTCACTCCCCGTGCCGCATTCCCGCCGGGGGAAGCACGCGAGGACTGGGCGATTTATCGCGCCTTGTCGCAGGTGCTCGGTACGCCCCTGGCATTTGATTCCCTGGACCAGTTGCGTGCGGAACTATACGGCCAGTTCAGTCACATGGCAGCGATTGATGAAGTAGCACTTAAAGAAAGTGGCCAGATTGAAAAGCTGGCCAGGAAGAGCGGTGCAATCAATTCGGATCCGTTTATCAGCCCGGTCTCGGACTTCTATCTGACAAACCCGATCGCACGTGCATCCAAAGTCATGGCGGAATGTTCACAGCTGGCGAAAGTCCAGCATGTGGAAGCGGCAGAATAG
- the nuoF gene encoding NADH-quinone oxidoreductase subunit NuoF codes for MLQDKDRIFTNIYGFHDWGLKGAMARGQWDGTKGFIDKGRDWIIEQVKSSGLRGRGGAGFPTGLKWSFMPKESDGRPSYLVINADESEPGTCKDREIMRHDPHHLIEGCLIAGFAMNAHACYIYIRGEYIRERERLQAAIDQAYDANLLGKNNIHGWDYDIYLSHGAGAYICGEETALLESLEGKKGQPRLKPPFPANVGLYGCPTTVNNVESVAVVPEILRRGAGWFSALGKPNNTGTKLFCISGHVEQPCTVEEEMGVPFRELIEKHCGGIRGGWDNLLAVIPGGSSVPCLTAEMCNDLSMDFDSLKELRSGLGTAAVIVMDKSTDIISAIARISYFYKHESCGQCTPCREGTGWMWRVLERMARGEAEKREIDMLFEVTKQVEGHTICALGDAAAWPVQGLIRNFRHVIEERIDQYSANPSATPVLQAAE; via the coding sequence ATGCTGCAGGATAAGGACCGCATCTTTACCAACATCTATGGCTTTCACGATTGGGGCCTGAAAGGCGCCATGGCGCGCGGCCAGTGGGACGGCACCAAAGGCTTTATCGACAAGGGCCGCGACTGGATCATTGAACAGGTCAAGTCGTCCGGCCTGCGTGGCCGCGGCGGTGCCGGCTTTCCGACCGGGTTGAAGTGGTCCTTCATGCCCAAGGAAAGTGACGGCCGTCCATCCTATCTGGTCATCAATGCCGATGAATCTGAACCAGGCACCTGTAAAGACCGCGAAATCATGCGGCATGACCCGCATCATCTGATTGAAGGCTGTCTTATTGCCGGTTTCGCGATGAATGCACATGCCTGTTACATCTATATTCGCGGCGAATATATCCGCGAACGCGAACGGCTCCAGGCTGCAATAGATCAGGCCTATGATGCCAATCTTCTCGGCAAGAATAATATCCATGGCTGGGATTACGATATTTACCTGTCCCATGGTGCCGGTGCCTATATTTGCGGCGAGGAAACGGCGTTGCTGGAGAGCCTGGAAGGCAAAAAGGGCCAACCCCGCCTGAAACCGCCATTTCCGGCGAATGTCGGCCTCTATGGCTGTCCGACAACGGTCAATAATGTTGAATCAGTCGCCGTCGTGCCAGAAATCCTGCGCCGTGGTGCCGGATGGTTCTCTGCGCTCGGCAAGCCCAACAACACCGGCACGAAACTGTTCTGTATTTCCGGCCATGTCGAACAGCCATGTACCGTGGAAGAAGAAATGGGTGTTCCGTTCCGCGAGTTGATCGAGAAACATTGCGGCGGCATACGCGGCGGTTGGGACAATTTGCTGGCGGTGATTCCCGGCGGCTCCTCCGTACCCTGTCTGACGGCGGAAATGTGCAATGATCTGTCGATGGATTTTGACAGTTTGAAGGAATTGCGCTCCGGACTTGGCACAGCTGCCGTGATTGTGATGGACAAATCCACCGATATTATCAGTGCAATCGCCCGCATCTCCTATTTCTACAAACATGAAAGCTGCGGCCAGTGTACGCCGTGCCGGGAAGGCACTGGCTGGATGTGGCGCGTGCTGGAACGCATGGCCCGCGGCGAGGCTGAAAAACGCGAAATCGACATGTTGTTCGAGGTGACCAAGCAGGTCGAAGGCCATACCATCTGCGCCCTTGGCGATGCAGCTGCCTGGCCGGTGCAGGGGCTTATCAGGAATTTCCGTCATGTGATTGAAGAGCGAATTGATCAGTATTCAGCCAATCCGAGCGCCACTCCGGTCTTGCAGGCGGCGGAATAG
- the nuoN gene encoding NADH-quinone oxidoreductase subunit NuoN, with protein MIQDLTFISDLGPALPEILLAVSAMGLLMLGAFGGNRMTPIITGICVAVLVVALVMLILTVPLGETFGGAFVLDPFARFMKVITLFGSAVAIAMSVGFARAEQFETFEYPILIMLATLGMMMMISATTMLSLYLGLELQSLALYVIAAINRDSVRSTEAGLKYFVLGALSSGMLLYGISLVYGFTGHIEFASIAAAIGEGERNVGFLFGMVFVLSGLAFKISAVPFHMWTPDVYEGAPTPVTAFFAAAPKIAAMALLIRVTYGAFQTATFDWQQIVTFISIASMALGAFAAIGQRNIKRLMAYSSIGHMGFALVGLAAGTQTGVKGVIIYLSIYLVTTLGAFACILAMRRKDGMVEDIDELSGLSRTNPLMAFLFAMIMFSLAGIPPVAGFFAKYYVFVAAVDSGLYVLAVLGVLSSVVGAYYYLRIVKIMYFDDPVDAFEPMPTELRLVLGGAGIFVLVFIAFNGALASAATTAAKTFF; from the coding sequence ATGATACAAGATTTGACCTTCATTTCGGATCTCGGGCCTGCATTGCCAGAAATCCTGCTGGCCGTTTCCGCAATGGGTCTTCTGATGCTGGGCGCGTTTGGCGGCAACCGCATGACGCCGATCATTACCGGCATTTGCGTGGCTGTTCTGGTTGTAGCCCTTGTCATGCTGATCCTCACCGTTCCGCTGGGTGAAACGTTCGGCGGCGCCTTCGTTCTCGACCCGTTTGCGCGTTTCATGAAGGTCATAACCCTGTTTGGTTCGGCAGTAGCCATTGCCATGTCTGTCGGGTTCGCGCGCGCCGAGCAATTTGAGACATTCGAATATCCGATCCTCATCATGCTTGCGACATTGGGCATGATGATGATGATTTCCGCGACCACCATGCTGTCGCTTTATCTCGGCCTGGAATTGCAGTCACTGGCGCTCTATGTGATCGCCGCGATCAACCGCGATTCTGTGCGCTCGACAGAGGCCGGGCTGAAATACTTCGTGCTGGGCGCATTGTCGTCCGGAATGCTGCTTTACGGCATATCCCTGGTTTACGGATTTACCGGCCATATCGAATTTGCCAGCATTGCCGCCGCCATTGGCGAGGGGGAGCGCAATGTCGGTTTTCTTTTTGGAATGGTGTTTGTTCTGTCCGGTCTGGCCTTCAAGATTTCGGCAGTTCCGTTTCACATGTGGACACCGGATGTCTATGAGGGTGCGCCGACACCGGTCACCGCATTTTTTGCCGCGGCACCGAAAATCGCTGCCATGGCGTTGCTCATCCGCGTCACCTATGGCGCCTTCCAGACCGCAACATTCGACTGGCAGCAAATTGTCACCTTCATCTCCATTGCCTCGATGGCGCTGGGGGCCTTTGCCGCTATCGGACAGCGCAACATCAAGCGGCTGATGGCCTATTCCTCGATCGGCCATATGGGCTTTGCGCTGGTCGGGCTGGCTGCAGGCACACAGACCGGCGTTAAAGGCGTTATCATCTATCTATCGATCTATCTGGTCACAACTCTTGGTGCCTTTGCCTGTATACTGGCGATGCGCCGCAAGGACGGCATGGTCGAAGACATTGATGAATTGTCCGGCCTGTCGAGAACGAATCCATTGATGGCCTTTTTGTTTGCGATGATCATGTTCTCGCTGGCCGGTATCCCGCCAGTTGCAGGCTTTTTCGCAAAATATTATGTGTTTGTCGCTGCTGTGGATTCCGGGCTTTATGTGCTGGCTGTGCTCGGTGTGCTGTCGAGCGTTGTCGGTGCATATTATTATCTGCGCATCGTCAAGATCATGTATTTCGATGATCCGGTCGATGCCTTTGAGCCGATGCCGACTGAGTTGCGTCTGGTTCTGGGCGGCGCGGGCATCTTTGTGCTGGTTTTCATTGCCTTCAACGGTGCGTTGGCGAGTGCTGCCACAACCGCTGCCAAAACATTTTTCTAG
- the nuoK gene encoding NADH-quinone oxidoreductase subunit NuoK, which translates to MEIGLAHYLTVAAILFTLGVLGIFLNRKNVIVILMSVELILLAVNLNFVAFSSYLGDLVGQVFALFILTVAAAEAAIGLAILVAFFRNRGSIAVEDVNMMKG; encoded by the coding sequence ATGGAAATCGGCCTTGCACATTATCTGACAGTGGCAGCCATACTGTTCACGCTCGGTGTTTTGGGTATCTTCCTCAACAGGAAGAATGTCATTGTCATCTTGATGTCAGTGGAGTTGATCCTGCTGGCGGTCAATCTGAATTTCGTGGCTTTCTCATCCTACCTGGGCGATCTGGTCGGGCAGGTATTCGCCTTGTTCATCCTGACGGTCGCAGCCGCCGAAGCGGCAATTGGTCTGGCCATACTTGTCGCCTTCTTCCGTAACCGCGGCTCGATTGCCGTGGAAGACGTCAACATGATGAAAGGCTGA
- the nuoH gene encoding NADH-quinone oxidoreductase subunit NuoH: MNSFFDTYVVPTAIMVGQSLLLLVSLLLVIAYLLYADRKIWAAVQLRRGPNVVGPWGLLQSFADLLKFVLKEPVIPSSANKGVFLLAPLVAVTLALTSWAVVPVNAGWVIADINVGILFIFAISSLEVYGVIMGGWASNSKYAFLGALRSAAQMISYEVSIGFVIITVLLCVGSLNLTDIVEAQRTGLASMLGIDSVFILNWFWLPLFPMFVIFFISALAETNRPPFDLPEAESELVAGFMVEYGSTPYLLFMLGEYAAITLMCAMGTILFMGGWLPPFDFAPFTWVPGIVWFILKVCFLFFMFAMVKAFVPRYRYDQLMRLGWKVFLPLSLASVAIVAGVLQLMGWAP, encoded by the coding sequence ATGAATTCGTTCTTTGACACATATGTGGTGCCCACGGCGATCATGGTCGGGCAAAGCCTGCTGCTGCTGGTCTCGTTGTTGTTGGTAATTGCTTATCTTCTCTATGCTGACCGGAAGATCTGGGCGGCAGTGCAGTTGCGTCGTGGCCCGAATGTCGTAGGCCCGTGGGGGCTTTTGCAGTCATTTGCCGATCTTCTGAAATTTGTTCTGAAGGAGCCGGTGATTCCCTCCAGTGCGAATAAGGGTGTGTTTTTGCTGGCACCGCTTGTCGCAGTGACACTGGCGCTGACATCCTGGGCCGTGGTGCCCGTCAATGCCGGCTGGGTGATTGCCGACATCAATGTCGGAATTCTGTTTATCTTCGCCATATCATCGCTGGAAGTCTATGGCGTGATCATGGGCGGATGGGCGTCCAATTCGAAATACGCATTTCTTGGCGCATTGCGCTCGGCAGCACAGATGATCTCTTATGAAGTCTCCATCGGATTCGTCATCATCACCGTGCTGCTGTGTGTCGGATCGCTCAATCTGACTGATATCGTGGAAGCGCAGAGAACCGGTCTTGCCAGCATGCTCGGCATAGACTCTGTGTTCATTCTCAACTGGTTCTGGCTGCCGCTGTTTCCGATGTTCGTGATTTTCTTCATCTCGGCATTGGCTGAAACCAACCGCCCGCCATTCGACCTTCCGGAAGCGGAGTCGGAACTCGTGGCCGGTTTCATGGTGGAATATGGCTCGACCCCGTATTTGTTGTTCATGCTCGGGGAATACGCCGCCATCACACTGATGTGCGCAATGGGAACCATCTTGTTCATGGGCGGATGGCTGCCGCCGTTTGACTTTGCTCCCTTCACCTGGGTTCCGGGCATTGTCTGGTTTATTCTGAAAGTCTGTTTCCTGTTCTTCATGTTCGCCATGGTCAAAGCCTTTGTACCGCGCTACCGCTATGACCAACTGATGCGCCTGGGCTGGAAAGTGTTTCTGCCCCTGTCTCTGGCATCGGTCGCAATTGTTGCCGGTGTGCTGCAGCTGATGGGATGGGCACCATGA
- the nuoI gene encoding NADH-quinone oxidoreductase subunit NuoI gives MRLDQAAKSLLLREFVSAFFLSMRYIFKPRPTINYPFEKGPVSPRFRGEHALRRYPNGEERCIACKLCEAICPAQAITIEAGPRRNDGTRRTTRYDIDMVKCIYCGFCQEACPVEAIVEGPNFEFATETREELYYDKHKLLENGDRWEREIAANIAVDAAYR, from the coding sequence ATGCGGCTTGATCAGGCGGCAAAATCTCTGTTGTTGAGGGAATTCGTATCGGCATTCTTTCTGTCGATGCGCTATATTTTCAAACCCCGACCAACCATTAATTACCCGTTCGAAAAGGGTCCGGTCAGTCCGCGCTTTCGCGGTGAGCATGCCTTGCGCCGGTATCCCAACGGCGAAGAGCGCTGTATTGCCTGCAAATTATGCGAAGCCATCTGTCCCGCACAGGCCATCACGATCGAAGCCGGTCCGCGCCGCAACGACGGCACCCGCCGCACCACGCGCTACGACATAGACATGGTCAAATGCATCTATTGCGGCTTTTGCCAGGAAGCCTGCCCGGTGGAAGCCATCGTGGAAGGGCCGAATTTCGAATTCGCGACGGAAACGCGGGAAGAACTGTATTACGACAAACACAAACTTCTTGAAAACGGAGATCGCTGGGAACGCGAAATTGCTGCCAATATTGCAGTTGACGCAGCCTATCGCTAA